A genomic segment from Aspergillus puulaauensis MK2 DNA, chromosome 1, nearly complete sequence encodes:
- a CDS encoding ankyrin repeat domain-containing protein (COG:S;~EggNog:ENOG410PKCN;~InterPro:IPR002110,IPR036770,IPR020683;~PFAM:PF13857,PF12796,PF00023,PF13637,PF13606;~go_function: GO:0005515 - protein binding [Evidence IEA]): MASCCSTAEANSDGRTALHLAALHGQPDAVRNLLDAGMSPSTPDNNGQTPLHIAAQGSSPEVVDLLLETDKTGVSCSARDNHGRTAVFYAYSNPCLDVLARFLSYVPVCGTGCALTPEIVLQSNANISDSSYFAKAPCGPASAANKCCMKS; this comes from the coding sequence ATGGCCTCATGCTGCTCCACTGCTGAAGCCAACTCCGACGGCCGCACTGCCCTCCATCTGGCAGCCCTCCACGGCCAGCCCGACGCTGTCCGTAacctcctcgacgccggAATGtccccctcaaccccagacAACAACGGCCAGACTCCCCTCCACATCGCAGCCCAGGGCTCCTCCCCGGAAgtcgtcgacctcctcctggaGACAGACAAAACGGGGGTTAGCTGTTCCGCACGCGACAACCACGGGCGCACCGCCGTGTTCTACGCATACTCGAATCCCTGCCTTGACGTCCTCGCGCGCTTTCTCTCCTACGTCCCTGTCTGCGGCACCGGGTGTGCCCTGACGCCGGAGATTGTGCTCCAGTCGAATGCGAATATAAGCGATTCCAGTTACTTTGCCAAAGCGCCTTGTGGACCTGCCTCGGCTGCGAATAAGTGTTGCATGAAGTCGTAG
- a CDS encoding O-methyltransferase (COG:S;~EggNog:ENOG410PUYG;~InterPro:IPR002935,IPR029063;~PFAM:PF13578,PF01596;~go_function: GO:0008171 - O-methyltransferase activity [Evidence IEA]), whose protein sequence is MSSPSPIKAAPHIQQLLSQLHEISLEQEADVSKTGKVFSSDILGELEDKQSKSNPKDDFDRLMLDKFIALDEDKCQLTYQLINAMGATNIVEAGTSFGVSTIYLALAVARTTAATGKPGAVIATEKESEKAAIARKYWAQCGLEVERHIELREGDLLQTLKDGLPEVDLLLLDIWSALSLPTLKTVLPRLRPGAVVLTDNTISGAKGYADLLSYLREPENGFQNMTLPFTNGFEMSVYRPGDRR, encoded by the exons AtgtcttccccttctccgatAAAGGCTGCTCCTCATATCCAACAGCTCCTTTCGCAGCTACATGAAATATCTCTCGAGCAAGAAGCCGACGTCTCGAAAACAGGGAAGGTCTTTTCGTCGGATATCCTCGGTGAGCTCGAGGACAAACAGTCTAAGAGTAATCCAAAGGATGACTTCGACCGCCTGATGCTCGACAAATTCATTGCTCTGGACGAGGATAAGTGCCAGCTCACATATCAACTGATCAACGCCATGGGCGCCACCAATATCGTCGAGGCAGGGACGAGTTTCGGCGTCAGCACCATCTATCTAGCCCTAGCTGTTGCCAGGACTACAGCTGCTACTGGTAAACCGGGTGCTGTAATTGCGACTGAAAAGGAGAGTGAAAAGGCAGCGATTGCGAGGAAGTACTGGGCACAGTGTGGGCTCGAGGTTGAGCGGCATATTGAATTGAGAGAGGGCGATCTGCTGCAAACTCTCAAGGATGGGTTACCGGAggttgatcttctcctgctggaTA TCTGGTCTGCACTGTCGCTGCCCACGCTCAAGACTGTTCTGCCGCGCCTTCGACCAGGAGCTGTTGTGCTTACTGACAACACAATCTCCGGAGCCAAAGGTTACGCAGATCTCCTGTCTTATTTGCGAGAACCTGAGAATGGATTCCAGAATATGACTCTTCCGTTTACTAATGGGTTTGAGATGAGTGTTTACAGACCAGGTGACCGGAGATAG
- a CDS encoding cytochrome P450 (COG:Q;~EggNog:ENOG410PHET;~InterPro:IPR001128,IPR017972,IPR002401,IPR036396;~PFAM:PF00067;~go_function: GO:0005506 - iron ion binding [Evidence IEA];~go_function: GO:0016705 - oxidoreductase activity, acting on paired donors, with incorporation or reduction of molecular oxygen [Evidence IEA];~go_function: GO:0020037 - heme binding [Evidence IEA];~go_process: GO:0055114 - oxidation-reduction process [Evidence IEA]), translated as MREPQGQASREWLTNVPHDGIIRYFTFFNRERLIVYSPKALADIHTSECYSFQKPAFLANQMRVILGNGLLLSEGHDHKVQKKGLMPAFTRRRIDALYPLFLSKVQETVHAMTTSISKINNSGQKDMEITNWASRYALDVIGVAALGKDFGAIQDDANPLVRTYNAVFKVSKQQRIIFLLNSFLPWWLLNNLPLKHNRDFSGASDLVRAVCRNIITEKRVKFARTQGTNVDVDVDILSTAIQSGRFTDEGLIDQAMTFLAAGHETTESSIVWAIYMLSRDRTLQQQLREEIRQNLPPIDSWNANAQISSTDINRLPLLQAICSETLRFFTPVRLTMREATQDTYLQGVSIPRGTKVMISSCATNTDKALWGPNAAEFNPYRWVHSNSDETLGMVPAGGASNNYAMLTFSQGPRSCIGQGFARAEFACLLAGLIGRYEFRLKDEALMDLAKVEVGDGITAKPRNGLRVVVRAVPGF; from the exons ATGCGTGAGCCGCAGGGCCAGGCCTCGCGAGAATG GCTCACCAACGTCCCCCATGATGGCATAATCCGCtacttcaccttcttcaaccgCGAACGGCTGATCGTATACTCGCCCAAAGCCCTCGCAGACATCCACACAAGCGAGTGCTACTCGTTCCAGAAGCCGGCCTTCCTTGCGAACCAGATGCGCGTGATACTCGGAAACGGCCTGCTGCTGAGTGAAGGCCATGACCACAAAGTCCAGAAAAAGGGACTCATGCCTGCCTTTACGCGGAGGCGCATCGACGCCCTTTACCCGCTCTTCCTGAGTAAAGTGCAGGAAACAGTACATGCCATGACAACTTCTATAAGTAAGATAAACAATAGCGGACAAAAAGATATGGAGATCACAAATTGGGCATCGCGGTACGCCCTCGACGTGATTGGGGTCGCCGCACTGGGGAAGGACTTTGGCGCCATCCAAGACGACGCGAACCCGCTTGTCAGGACGTACAATGCTGTATTCAAGGTCTCCAAACAGCAGCGCATTATATTCCTCCTCAATTCCTTTCTGCCCTGGTGGCTGCTTAacaacctccctctcaaACATAACCGCGACTTCTCCGGCGCGTCAGACCTCGTCCGCGCAGTCTGTCGCAATATCATCACCGAGAAGCGAGTCAAGTTCGCCAGGACCCAAGGAACAAATGTGGATGTCgacgtcgatatcctctccACCGCCATCCAAAGCGGCCGCTTCACAGACGAGGGCCTAATCGACCAAGCCATGACCTTCCTCGCTGCAGGCCACGAGACAACCGAGTCGTCCATCGTCTGGGCGATATACATGCTCTCCCGAGACCGGACactccagcaacagctccGGGAGGAGATCAGGCAAAACCTCCCCCCAATAGACTCCTGGAATGCGAATGCACAGATCAGCAGCACGGATATCAAccgccttcctctcctgcaAGCAATCTGTAGTGAGACGCTGCGGTTCTTCACCCCTGTTCGTCTTACCATGCGTGAAGCAACACAGGATACATACCTCCAAGGGGTATCCATCCCCCGGGGGACGAAAGTCATGATCTCGTCTTGTGCAACGAACACAGATAAGGCTTTATGGGGCCCTAACGCGGCCGAGTTCAATCCCTACCGATGGGttcacagcaacagcgacgaAACGCTAGGGATGGTGCCTGCTGGCGGTGCATCGAATAACTATGCCATGCTGACATTCTCGCAGGGCCCGCGGAGCTGTATCGGGCAGGGTTTTGCGCGGGCTGAGTTTGCGTGTTTGCTTGCTGGGTTGATTGGGAGGTACGAGTTTCGGCTGAAGGATGAGGCGTTGATGGATCTGGCGAAGGTcgaggttggggatgggattACGGCGAAGCCGAGGAATGGGTTGAGGGTTGTTGTTAGGGCTGTTCCTGGGTTTTAG
- a CDS encoding uncharacterized protein (COG:S;~EggNog:ENOG410PTJ3), whose protein sequence is MRDPIDLPPELFTEIITLALQRPPPADTNTQNHDIAREYDFNSGTNIPHLSQLTLINRQWHDLLLPTLYARYTHNGARHSYTSLWRFVRTVISNPRIAVLVRALSIGNWGFYPDVIAHDNGVIGDNVDFTEGEVEMMRRAFTRGDVLEAKVLDPESLAERDCRPLVALLLVCLSKVETVYLHLPEECSVLRCVFEELLRRQDEGGELPCLRHLVHLHLLAEVPVYGPEKDVSLEWPEPALRLDNVWPCIYFSGLRTLALYNLETEGIASLLAKNQGRICQVESLSIVVKSTPTRSSADVLALVNLPQSLTSFSIYWDHNIRNHITRQRDPAPVILVTELWDALQKHRESLEELAVLYKVHQNDEPLPGHFGSLQAFPRLKRLDTQLNILLDGMTPDRFAPFRLKDTIPENLDTLVLHPGWVDEIDLDFPDTEFQALVSERRRPLKCLVIDDYLAVPYYTKAKITDEGGVHVGIEPNGPEPYPGLWELCKQAGTQLHVAVGCIDTCFEGPCEFHQGGACQWLWRKTWNIRVDGIQRNRDSVERLRKKKWTR, encoded by the coding sequence ATGCGCGACCCTATCGACCTACCCCCAGAGCTCTTCACAGAGATAATAACGCTCGCCCTCCAGCGCCCTCCACCGGCCGATACAAACACTCAAAACCATGATATAGCACGCGAATACGACTTCAACTCCGGAACAAACATCCCGCACCTCTCCCAACTCACTCTGATAAACCGACAATGGCACGACCTGCTCCTCCCAACACTCTACGCCCGCTATACACACAATGGCGCACGCCACTCGTACACATCGCTCTGGCGATTCGTGCGAACGGTCATCTCGAATCCGCGAATCGCGGTGCTGGTGCGCGCACTGAGTATCGGGAATTGGGGATTCTATCCGGATGTCATAGCCCACGATAACGGTGTTATTGGGGATAATGTTGACTTTAcggagggggaggttgaGATGATGCGGCGGGCTTTTACTCGGGGTGATGTGCTGGAAGCGAAGGTGCTTGACCCGGAAAGTTTGGCAGAGAGGGATTGTCGGCCGTTGGTTGCGCTGTTGCTGGTTTGCCTGTCGAAGGTTGAGACGGTTTATCTGCATCTGCCAGAAGAGTGTTCGGTGCTCAGGTGTGTTTTCGAGGAGTTGCTACGGCGGCAGGACGAGGGTGGTGAGCTTCCCTGTCTACGCCATCTggtgcatctgcatctgctcgCTGAGGTACCGGTCTATGGGCCCGAGAAAGATGTTTCTCTGGAGTGGCCTGAGCCAGCGTTACGGCTGGACAATGTATGGCCGTGTATCTACTTCTCCGGGCTGCGCACGCTGGCTCTGTATAACCTGGAAACAGAGGGGATTGCCTCGCTCCTGGCAAAGAACCAGGGGCGGATCTGTCAAGTCGAGAGCTTGAGCATTGTGGTAAAATCTACACCGACACGCTCTTCTGCTGATGTTCTGGCCCTGGTCAATCTGCCGCAGTCCCTCACATCGTTCTCAATATACTGGGACCACAATATACGCAACCACATTACACGCCAGAGAGACCCGGCCCCAGTTATATTAGTCACTGAGCTCTGGGACGCGCTACAGAAGCATCGAGAGAGTCTGGAGGAGTTAGCAGTCCTCTACAAGGTGCACCAGAACGACGAACCATTACCAGGCCATTTCGGTTCTCTGCAGGCATTTCCACGCCTCAAGCGACTAGACACGCAGCTTAACATTCTCCTCGACGGCATGACACCAGACCGGTTCGCGCCATTCCGATTGAAAGATACCATCCCCGAGAATCTGGACACCCTAGTCCTGCATCCCGGCTGGGTCGACGAAATAGATCTCGACTTCCCGGACACCGAGTTTCAGGCCCTGGTATCCGAGCGAAGACGGCCTTTGAAGTGTCTTGTGATAGATGATTACCTAGCAGTGCCGTACTATACCAAGGCTAAGATCACTGACGAAGGTGGAGTCCATGTAGGAATAGAGCCAAATGGTCCAGAACCATATCCAGGTCTTTGGGAACTGTGTAAACAAGCCGGCACCCAGCTTCACGTCGCAGTTGGCTGTATTGATACATGTTTCGAGGGCCCTTGTGAATTCCATCAGGGAGGGGCCTGTCAGTGGCTCTGGCGCAAGACTTGGAATATCCGTGTCGATGGAATCCAGCGGAACAGAGACAGTGTTGAGCGGCTgcggaaaaagaaatggacACGCTGA
- a CDS encoding FTFMHR domain-containing protein (COG:K;~EggNog:ENOG410PFYS;~InterPro:IPR036236,IPR013087,IPR007219;~PFAM:PF00096,PF04082;~TransMembrane:1 (o560-580i);~go_function: GO:0003677 - DNA binding [Evidence IEA];~go_function: GO:0008270 - zinc ion binding [Evidence IEA];~go_process: GO:0006351 - transcription, DNA-templated [Evidence IEA]) → MPPRRRTRPDPARQTSRNSTEAPSDHGSRNLKGEKAFRCRFCTKAFYRKEHLQRHERLHTKEKPFRCTICPAGFARRDLLARHVRLTHVKDVTPHGDPKTDEPSHSDCPSLYGDHSEILDSGSNQEVSHQMAAGVLSDQRVVPTSAIECSSLSAPLPSSIPTLGVGLPHQPNIISDFDLFIDSINGTYDGDLSSFYVDPTILQTPPSALFPIMEPSQLNDSNIRLPASNGVYATETRFFDEFTSTLPSFEPSQEAKAGREPQMITPQDWDCLFAEIQKFGFIIPQGFFLPSRHTMTRYISTYFAGFHRHLPFIHFPAFATAKCPVELILSMATIGAISAFDNNNAVMLFRAAFAICKERLRQRKEQRHWMTFQAKQPSPARLQPKEALDDIALSGETIQLEHGREMEHDSRFNPLPLAQTLLILMAMATWGNSEAIYDEAVGIQNILVNYMRAEKLLEPRPCGSLKWDAWIQEEGFTRTIAIIYCFFNFHTIIYDLPPPLLNSELSIRLPSREQDWEAESEEQWQQARSKYGPEPDFQSAFSLLFSPKREKARQQHCSSLGGYTLILALIQHIYFLRAIAKSGSEGNQTITPEDTANIERALINWQSGWNQDPESFLGPGSPLGPISFNSTALLRMAYIRFNVDLGPWRALNTHIPEEIALSMYNSPPLPTNRRITRAVLYSAHALSIPVKIGINIVKHNQAFSWSLQHSLCALECAFIISKWLIAIQPRVAGGAMDEEEARLHAYIVDMVTEAEAEAEAGGEMDSMSCIDLCARVVRIWAVIFSGKAHWDVVRMVGETLDAYAKVLDGRAI, encoded by the exons ATGCCTCCAAGGCGACGGACCAGACCTGACCCCGCAAGGCAGACATCACGAAACTCGACCGAAGCACCAAGTGACCATGGCTCGAGGAATCTGAAGGGTGAAAAGGCATTCCGGTGTCGCTTCTGTACCAAGGCCTTCTATCGAAAGGAGCATTTACAGCGGCATGAAAGACTCC ATACGAAGGAGAAACCTTTCCGGTGCACAATTTGCCCTGCTGGCTTTGCTCGAAG AGACCTCCTCGCTCGCCATGTTCGCCTGACTCATGTAAAAGACGTAACGCCTCATGGGGATCCGAAAACGGACGAACCTAGCCACAGCGACTGTCCATCGCTGTACGGGGACCATTCAGAAATCCTAGACAGTGGATCCAATCAAGAAGTTTCACACCAAATGGCAGCTGGCGTTCTCTCGGACCAGAGAGTGGTCCCAACGTCTGCAATCGAATGCTCGTCCCTCTCAGCACCTCTTCCATCGTCAATCCCTACACTCGGCGTGGgacttcctcatcaacccaaCATCATAAGCGACTTTGATCTGTTTATCGACAGCATCAATGGGACATACGATGGGGATCTATCGTCGTTTTATGTTGATCCAACCATTTTACAGACGCCTCCATCTGCCCTTTTTCCTATTATGGAACCATCTCAACTAAACGACTCAAATATCCGGCTTCCTGCGTCTAATGGGGTATACGCTACAGAAACTCGATTCTTTGATGAATTCACGTCTACATTGCCGTCATTCGAGCCGTCCCAGGAAGCAAAGGCAGGGAGGGAGCCCCAGATGATCACGCCGCAGGACTGGGACTGTCTTTTTGCCGAAATTCAGAAATTTGGTTTTATCATCCCTCAgggcttctttctcccttctcgGCATACCATGACCAGGTACATTTCAACCTATTTCGCAGGGTTCCACCGTCATCTTCCTTTCATCCACTTCCCAGCATTCGCCACTGCAAAATGCCCGGTTGAGCTGATCTTGTCAATGGCAACTATTGGTGCGATATCAGCGTTTGATAACAACAACGCTGTCATGCTATTCCGAGCTGCATTTGCAATTTGCAAAGAGCGTCTCCGTCAACGCAAGGAGCAGCGGCACTGGATGACTTTTCAAGCTAAACAGCCGTCTCCAGCACGTCTACAACCAAAAGAGGCCTTGGATGACATTGCTCTTTCTGGCGAAACAATACAACTAGAGCACGGCCGGGAGATGGAACATGACTCCCGATTCAACCCGCTTCCCCTCGCACAGACATTGCTTATCCTTATGGCAATGGCCACATGGGGAAATTCTGAAGCTATATATGACGAGGCAGTCGGGATTCAAAACATCCTAGTCAACTATATGAGAGCCGAAAAGCTGTTAGAGCCACGGCCATGCGGAAGCTTGAAGTGGGATGCATGGATTCAAGAGGAGGGCTTTACGAGAACGATTGCGATTATTTATTGCTTTTTCAACTTTCATACAATAATCTACGatctgccgccgccgcttctCAACTCAGAACTTAGTATTCGTCTACCGTCGCGCGAACAGGATTGGGAGGCCGAAAGCGAAGAGCAGTGGCAACAGGCTCGCAGTAAATACGGTCCTGAGCCTGACTTTCAATCTGCATTCTCGTTGTTATTCTCTccaaaaagggaaaaagctCGCCAGCAGCATTGTTCTTCTTTAGGTGGTTACACGTTGATTCTCGCCTTGATCCAGCACATCTACTTCCTGCGAGCGATAGCAAAGTCCGGGTCTGAAGGAAACCAAACGATTACCCCCGAAGATACAGCCAACATCGAACGAGCATTGATAAACTGGCAGAGTGGATGGAACCAGGACCCAGAGTCATTCCTAGGCCCGGGAAGCCCACTCGGCCCTATCTCGTTCAACTCAACAGCCCTGCTCCGAATGGCGTATATCCGATTTAACGTGGACCTTGGGCCATGGCGCGCTCTGAACACTCATATCCCAGAGGAGATTGCATTGTCCATGTATAATAGCCCGCCTCTCCCGACGAACCGCAGGATCACCCGTGCGGTGCTCTACTCCGCGCATGCGCTGAGTATCCCTGTGAAAATCGGAATTAATATCGTAAAACACAATCAGGCATTCTCGTGGTCTCTCCAACATTCGCTATGTGCGCTGGAATGTGCATTCATTATCAGCAAGTGGCTGATTGCTATACAGCCCCGTGTCGCGGGAGGggccatggacgaggaagaggcgagATTGCATGCGTATATAGTGGATATGGTGACTGAGgcagaggctgaggctgaggctggaggGGAAATGGATTCGATGTCTTGTATTGACTTGTGTGCGAGGGTTGTTCGGATTTGGGCGGTGATATTCAGTGGGAAGGCGCATTGGGATGTGGTGCGGATGGTGGGGGAGACCTTGGATGCATATGCGAAGGTCTTGGATGGGCGGGCTATATAG
- a CDS encoding ferric reductase family protein (COG:P,Q;~EggNog:ENOG410PHSN;~InterPro:IPR017938,IPR017927,IPR013130,IPR013121, IPR039261,IPR013112;~PFAM:PF08022,PF01794,PF08030;~SECRETED:SignalP(1-19);~TransMembrane:6 (n4-15c19/20o144-169i217-237o257-275i296-315o335-355i362-382o);~go_function: GO:0016491 - oxidoreductase activity [Evidence IEA];~go_process: GO:0055114 - oxidation-reduction process [Evidence IEA]), which translates to MRHFIVLWPLFSYVIVATSNPGDCGDACKSVISGLTFTGVSPLSDYYGSLCTNTLSVQSTFLCMKHYCTDSENYATFEDLSSFCEEYGAVSLLPWSIISNISDAKYLEYPHIGPDDLTSTTTYTTPVFVEALTWTTSTVTRANYGYAMFGYFGIIIVVTAFIRLAGYLLHTCPFPVPQSFPTLRRQLKQHISTPALIGKRVSQPSIAGTVPTRLQSLTIAAFVIINFVICCVHHAIFEGNIYWPNLSSQLARYVADRAGVLAFCNLTLLWAFAMRNNVLIWLTGWSFATFNQFHRWVARLATVEAICHGICYTVFEFNEVGFEGYKFVWTERYWWMGVIGVSSMSFLGVLAVYPLRKHMYEFFLLVHILLAVLLLVAMWYHLEIFNGEYDPYIWACASVWAFDRALRYGRILVINRFTMKSTARYIEEANVVKVTVPIRDIIRPKPGTYYYIYMVSGLKIWECHPFTLSSWESSHSKTSNDGPSTVTFMFRVYNGFTRRVRERLEVNTHADNGSEKCHKPIRLLIEGPYGHGHTLSGHSSVLFIVGGLGVTVALSHLQALRESAARDENMRTRRIHVVWSVREEGLLHEVYEEDLAQWRSSDAARRFDLRFDAYVTGAGHVSSTAVPVGQSPTDKQMVSDETDLGLLDSGILPETHPSVSFQKNIFRHRPRVHDIVHEAAEACAMPEEDLAVVSCGPGALSDDVRDAVVEALGRGHNSIDLYPETFTW; encoded by the exons ATGCGGCacttcatcgtcctctggCCACTGTTTTCCTATGTAATTGTCGCCACCAGTAACCCTGGAGACTGCGGCGATGCTTGCAAATCCGTGATCTCTGGTCTTACTTTTACAGGGGTCTCTCCCCTCTCGGACTACTATGGCTCTCTATGTACCAACACCCTCAGCGTTCAATCAACCTTCCTTTGCATGAAACATTATTGTACGGACAGTGAAAACTATGCGACGTTCGAAGACCTGAGCAGTTTCTGCGAAGAATATGGAGCTGTATCTCTGCTGCCCTGGTCAATTATCAGCAATATATCGGATGCCAAATACCTTGAATACCCTCATATCGGCCCCGATGATTTGACCAGCACCACAACGTATACTACTCCTGTTTTTGTGGAAGCAC TAACGTGGACCACTTCCACCGTGACGCGAGCCAACTATGG ATACGCAATGTTTGGATACTTTGGTATCATAATTGTCGTTACTGCTTTCATACGACTGGCTGGTTATCTCCTTCACACATGTCCCTTTCCCGTTCCTCAATCTTTCCCAACTCTACGTCGCCAACTGAAGCAGCATATATCTACACCTGCTCTCATTGGAAAGAGAGTGTCACAGCCTAGCATAGCAGGAACAGTACCAACACGACTGCAGTCTCTAACCATTGCCGCCTTTGTCATAATCAATTTCGTTATCTGCTGCGTGCACCATGCTATCTTCGAAGGGAATATCTA CTGGCCGAATCTATCCTCACAACTCGCACGATACGTCGCGGACAGAGCGGGTGTTTTGGCCTTTTGcaacctcaccctcctctgGGCGTTTGCTATGAGGAATAACGTGCTTATATGGCTTACGGGGTGGAGCTTTGCAACGTTTAATCAGTTTCATCGATGGGTCGCTCGTCTTGCGACGGTAGAGGCCATTTGCCATGGGATATGCTACACGGTGTTTGAATTCAACG AAGTTGGATTTGAGGGGTATAAATTCGTCTGGACCGAGCGATATTGGTGGATGGGTGTGATT GGTGTTTCTTCCATGAGCTTCCTAGGGGTTCTCGCCGTTTATCCCCTGCGAAAGCATATGTATGAGTTCTTCTTACTCGTCCATATACTCCTTGCGGTCCTTCTCCTGGTGGCAATGTGGTA CCACCTTGAGATATTCAACGGCGAATATGACCCTTACATCTGGGCCTGCGCATCCGTGTGGGCATTCGACCGAGCACTCCGCTACGGACGCATCTTGGTCATCAACCGATTTACAATGAAGTCAACGGCGCGATATATTGAAGAGGCAAATGTAGTCAAAGTCACCGTTCCAATACGAGACATCATCCGTCCGAAACCCGGTACATACTACTACATATATATGGTCAGCGGTCTGAAAATCTGGGAATGTCACCCATTTACACTCAGCTCATGGGAGTCCTCCCACTCCAAGACCTCAAACGACGGCCCCTCTACAGTGACGTTCATGTTCCGAGTATACAACGGTTTCACGCGGCGAGTGCGCGAGCGGCTGGAGGTAAACACCCACGCCGATAATGGGTCAGAGAAGTGCCATAAGCCCATTCGTCTGCTCATTGAAGGTCCATACGGACATGGTCACACGCTTTCTGGGCATAGCTCTGTGCTGTTTATCGTGGGTGGTCTTGGAGTCACGGTTGCGCTATCGCATTTGCAGGCTCTGCGGGAATCTGCGGCGAGGGATGAAAATATGAGAACGAGACGTATCCATGTTGTGTGGTCTGTTCGGGAGGAGGGGTTGTTGCACGAGGTTTATGAGGAGGACCTTGCGCAGTGGCGGAGCTCGGATGCTGCCAGGAGGTTTGATCTGCGTTTTGATGCCTATGTCACTGGGGCTGGGCATGTCTCGTCAACTGCTGTTCCGGTAGGTCAGTCGCCTACTGATAAACAGATGGTTTCAGACGAGACAGATCTTGGACTTTTAGATTCTGGTATTCTGCCTGAGACTCATCCCTCAGTATCATTCCAGAAGAACATCTTCCGTCACAGACCCCGCGTCCACGATATTGTCCATGAAGCCGCAGAGGCATGTGCCATGCCCGAGGAGGATCTGGCGGTTGTGTCGTGTGGTCCTGGAGCTCTTTCCGATGATGTTAGGGATGCGGTAGTTGAGGCTCTAGGGAGGGGCCACAACTCCATAGATCTGTATCCTGAGACATTCACTTGGTAA